The DNA window CAGATGCAAGTCCCCGTACTTCTCACTCAAATCCTTCCTCTCCTTGGCACGCCTAGCATCTGAGGCGCTCCTCGTGCGCCTCATCCCATCCATAGGGATCGGGAGCCCAAGAGCGTTGCACACGCCACCTATCCCGTTGGGGAAGATCAAGTAAAACCTGTACCTAGAAACGTTCATGTCATCCAATATCTCCCTAACTGATGGTACTTGTCCCCTTTCACCGTAGCACCGCCCCACGTAATCCAGAATCCTCTCCTCAACGTTCAACATCGCGCGCGCTCCTAGGGAGGGGGGAGGTATGAAATGCCATAATCATAGTGGATGTTCCTTCAAAAACTTGAATGGCGGGTAACCAGGGAGCTTCATCTTTACCATTCTTTTACTTACTATCTAAGCTCAAAATTTCCTTCTCAAGCCTCTCACAGTTCTTCCTCGCATCAAAAAGCTCTAAAGCCCTCTTCCTGTTGCTCACGCCTATTTGACGTCGCTTTTTCACGTCTTCTATTAGATCTCCCAGAGCAAGGTACAGTTCCTTAACGGAGCCTTGAGGCACAACTACGTTCTCTGAGCCGACAACTTCAGGTATGGCGCCACTGTTCGTTGTCACGATAGGTAGCCCTGAGGCCATGGCCTCCACCAATGCCATCCCAAACTGCTCCTCCCATACCTTTACCCCGAAAATACTCAGGTCGTGGCTAGGCAAACAAAATATATCGCACTGCCTGTAAACGTCAGGGATCTTATCATGTTCAACGAAGCAAAGGTGTTTAATAGGGTACTTCCTTGCATACTCTCTAACCATCGGCTCCAGCTTTCCTCCTCCACAGATCCAAAGCTCCGCTTTCACATCGTTTTTGCATAAAAGGGAGAAGGCTTCCAGCAACTTTTTAACACCCTTTTGCGGAATCAAGTTTCCAACAAAAAGTATTCTTGGAACAAACCTTTGAAAAGGTTCTTTGCGAGGGTAGAACTTATTTAGATTTAAACCATCGTATATAACCTTAATTTTCTCTTCTGGTACTGAAAGCGACATTAGGTAACTCTTTGCTCGATTAGTATATGCTCTGAATAAGTCAGTTTTTTCCACGACTACTTTTGTGTTCTGAATATATGGAGGAAGCTTGTGATAAATGATATTGGGTATGGTCTCAAAAACGGATATGACAAGAGACTTCTTAAACCTATTAGCAATGTTTGCACATTGACGGCTAAGGAAAGAGTATGTCTCAACGGTAAATATGTAATCTGCATCCATTATGTATTTCTCTAGCCCCTCTAAATACGTCCATTGCAAAATGCCATGGTATGCCCATGATAATATTCCAAGCGAAGTTTCTAGCCCGAAAAAGCTAGGAAGCATTTTTCTTCCTCTTAAGCAAACAAATTCCGCGCGAAGTGGCTGGGTGCGATCTATATTAATAAAATGCTCCGCAATGGCTCTAACCCGCAATTTACTATGATATTTAACGAATCCTATTCCTCTTGAATCATAAGTATATGTGACAGTCGCTAAAATCTTCGACATAATGCTCTCTTACTGGCTAATAACTAGTACATGAGTTGAGCACATGGACTTCCTTTGCCAGCGCACCATTCGTAACACTCAAAATCCTGTTCAAGCTTTCCCACCATTAATAAAATCGAATGAATTAAGCTCAGTAACCTATTTTTACCTTTCTCAAAATATTCAATAGCTTCATTGGATGTTTTATTGCCCGAATCATTGCTCTGGTAGGATTCCTCTTAATAGTCTCCTTGAGCCACGAAAATAATATAGAGCCAGTCTTGGAAGCTATCTCGCATGTTTCCTGATATAATTTCTCTATTTCTTCCGGCGGGATCGTATCACAAGCAGGTATCGATATTTTATCAAAGAGGAAATCAGACCAATTGAATGATTTGGGTATAAGTCCGCGTTCTTCACACCATTGCCAGAGCTTAGTGCCAGGATAGGGAGTAGCTATACATAATCCCACACTATCAATCTTATTATCTTTTATGAATCGTTGAGTTGCTTTAATATCTTCAATTGTTTCCGTGGGATTGCCGATAATAAATGTCCCATTTATGAGGAGGCCTACTTTTTTACAGAGCTTAATTGCTTTTCTATTCTGCTCAACGGTTGTCCCCTTATTCAGAATATCCAATATCCTCTGGGAGCCGCTCTCAAAACCGAAGGTGACTTGACGGCAACCAGCCTTTTTAACTAGTTGGAGACTCTCTAGGGAGATACTGTCCACTCTTGCATTAGCACCCCATATGAGGTCAAACTTGTTCTGTTTCATCATATTGCAGATCTTTCTGAGCCTTGGTTTGTTCACGAAAAAATCGTCCTCAACGAAAAATAGCGCCTCAATACCATATATCTCTATGAGTTCTTTAATTTCTGATATGACCCTTTCAGCGCTATTAAATCTATATGGAATGCCTCGCCAAGTGTTATGACAAAATATACATGCATGGGGACATCCTCTGCTTGTCAAAATTGAGGCTGTTTTCGTGTGAGGCGGAACAAAGTAAAGGAACGTGCCCTGAAGTCTATCCTTCGTTCGCACGTAAAAGTCCATGTCCATGAGATGTCTAGCAGGAGGAGGAATTTCATCTAGATTTTTAATGTATTGACCGGAAACAATACCTGATTTTTTGCCGTCTTTAACGATATCAAGCATCGCCTTTTCACCTTCTCCTACAACAACTATATCCACATATTGTAACGCCTCATGTGGCAATACGCTTGCGTGTACTCCCCCCATTACTGTTGGAATTCCCATTTCACGGCACAGGCCAGCTATTCTATACGCATCAAGAACAACAGGTGTTGTTGCTGTTACGCCAACTATATCTGGGTTATATGCGCTGAGGGAAGCTTTTATATCTTGACCAGCCAATTCATCTATAATTCTAACTTCAATACAACGCTTTTCTAGGTAACTCGCTATGAAGCCGAGACTTAATGGTTCGGTTATCGCGAACCTTTGATCCTTGCCGGGTTGAATTAAAGCTACCTTTGCCGTACTAATCCCTCCTCCATATGGAAAAGCCATATGGAAATAGAAGTGCGCTTATCCTCCACCCTAACATATTCATTATAATAGATAGAAATAGGACATACATACCTTTGACTAATCCACATCGTTCGATTACTGCACTTGGATTATGAATATTATGGAGGAAGTATGTTGCATGTTGAATAGCCCGTTTTACCTCATTTTTATAGAAATTCGCAGATGGCAATCTATCCTTGCAGTATAAAATTTGCATGCATGCATCATCCAGAACCCAAGTTCTCTGCATATTTTGATTGATTTATCTATCAGCTCCCTTGTTATGCCCTTGTTAATTCTTTTAAGCACTTTATCGGACCCGCTCTCTATACCCATTCCCACAACATCGCATCCTACTTTTCTCAATTTTTCTAAAACATTTCTTGTTGTTCCTATTCTAAGATCGATTCTAAAGCTAACATCCAACTTACTTTTTTCGAGTAAATCACAAAATTTTAGTATTCTCCTAGGGTTCCCTCCTAAAAATAGAGCATCATAAAATCGAAAGTATCCTACATTATATGAACCACCAAATATTCCATTCTTTTAACTAATTCTTCTGGGCTTAGAGCTCTGCAAACTCCTCCCCATTGCATATGAGCTGCACAAAATGTACACCGAAATGGACAACCTCTAGAGGCTATTATAGGCAAATGATTTACTTTCTCTAGTTTATGTGGAACTTCAAGGTCCTTCCATCCTTTCAAATGGGGGGCTAGTGAATAATCATAATACAAGCTGTCGATATTCTTTATCACTGATCTATCGGGATTTCTTATAATTTTTTCACCGTTTCTCCATGTTATACCTAATATCTCTTTCGGGGGGCTTATTCTTCACGATGTCTAACATAGTCACTTCACCTTCTCCCCTTACTACCACATCGATGAATGGGTAATGCCGTAACGTCGCCTCATCCAACGTATTAACATGCGGTCCACCGACTATTAATTTACAGCTAGGATTTGTTAACTTCACCTTTTTTGCAAAGTCAAAACATTGAAACCTTGATTCCGTGTAACATGTCAAACCAACGATATCCGCCTTTTTAGCCTTATTAAGCACTTCTCTTTCATTTAAAAGACCCTGTTGAGCTGGTTCGACTAACTCAACTTCAAAGTCACTGTGATCCCTCACATAAGTTCCTATAAAGCCCAAACCTAATGAGGGGGCGTACACTCCCCCCTTAAAATAAGGATTTACCAATAACAGTTTCATTTTTCTCTAAAGAGGAAATTTTCCGCCTTCTGTAAGTCATCAAGATACGTTATGTTTATGTAGTCTCCATGAAAGAAAACAGGGGATATTTTCTCTCCGGCATCGATCATATTTTGTATAGCATCAGTAATCTCTATCTCATTGCGTATTTTAGATGGTTTAGTTATTTTTAAGAAATCAAATATCCTTTTATCGAAGAAGTAAAATCCCATACCACATAAATTATTAATAATCCTTTTCGGTTTCTCTACTACCCTACGTATCAAATTATTTCTGACTTCCACTGAGTAGCTTTGTTTAATGGCTTCAACGTCGCTCGTTTCCCATACGCCAACTCCTTGTTCCATATACCGATTCCTTGGAAAATCAAAGCTTCCCGAACAAATGCAATCTCCAAGCACAAGTATAAAGCGATCTGAGATCAGACTTTCAGCGCATAGTGTGGCGTGCCCGATGCCTTTAAGCTCTTTTTGTTCAACGAATTGGGAATTTATAGGTAGCCGATTAACGTAATTAATTACGTCTTCCTTCCTATAACCCACTACAAAAATAAAATCGTTAGTATACTTCCTCCAATAATCTATGATATAGCTTAAGATAGGCTTATCCCCTATTTTAAGCATGACCTTTGCCTTTTCTATTGGAGGAGATAGCCTTTTTCCTCTGCCAGCACATAGAATCAGGCATTTTAATCCTTTGGAATTGATCCATGAATGGCTCATTTTTTCTTCTAATGCTCAGTTGACGCGCTATCTTTTAGCTAGTGAATTGTAAATTTGTAGTAGCTTTTCTAAGTTCCTATCCTTGTCGAAGATTTGCTTGGCGCTTATTCTCGCATTTTTACCAATTCTTAGTGCTAAGTCCCTGTCTTTAAGTATCCGAATTATCTTCTCGGCAAAACCGATCGGTTCTTTGGGATTTGTCAAGAATCCGTTATAGCCATCTTTTATAAATTCTGGAATACCTCCAATCATGCTTGCCACCACAGGCTTGCCGAATGCCATTGCTTCTGCTATTATAACTGGAGACATATTTGGCCATTGTTCAGGTACAACGACTACGTTACTTCTTTTAATTAACTTTTCAGTTTCAGCATACGGTTTCTTGCCTACCAATGAGATATATTCTTCGAGTTTAAGTTTCTTGATGAGTCTTTCAGCCTCGTATTGCTTAGATCCAGAGCCTACTATAATCAATTTAGCAGTTGGCACTTCCTTTAATATATATGGCATTGCTTCAATGATCGTGAATATCCCCTTATTATCCTCTAACCATCCAACAAATAATATCCTATCCTCCTGCACGTCCTCAATTTTCTCTTCTACTAAATGGAAGAAGTGATGGATAACGTGTATTTTCTCGCTTTTTATTCCATAAGATTCAAGAATTTGCTTAGAAGAATTCGAAAAAACTATAAAGGCATCAACACTTTTTAGGAGAGCTTTAAGGCATCGCTTCCTTAACCAAAGTAGTACACGCATGCGCTTTCCTAAACTAAGACATTTGGCACAATGAAAATTATGAAAATCTGTACAAACTTTTCCACGAGTATACAACAGTGTGTTAGCACAGATGCACCAATAATCATATATGGTAAATAGAGTAGGTATACCTAACAATTTTGCACTTTTAATGATAGAAAGTGAGAAACGATCACATTTATGAAAGTGAGCTATATCAGGTTTAATTTTCCTAAAGAGTTTATAAGACTGATAAAAGGAAATAGGGTCAAAGAGGGAGAGGAGGTAACGAGCACGTACTACTGCTCTCTTAAAGAGGTCTTCCGTCGTAGCGATACAATAAAAATCGAAATTCTCTCTAGGCATGCTTTTGGGCTTACTAGATAAAACTATAACTTGACCCACTTCTTCCGTTAAAAATTGGGCTAATCTGTAGCAGGTTTGTTCAGCCCCGCCCCAAATAGCATGGTAGCTAGGCAAGTAATTAGTAATTAGACAAACGCGCATGTCTACTCTCTTGTAGTTCGTCACATAGGGAGTGATCAATTTCATTCTTCAGCTTGATCCAACTTTTCATCTTTACCTCGAAGCATACTTGCTAATTCCCTTAGGGTGGCGATAAAGTGTGCGGGCAAATGGTCCTTGTCATATATTGACACCAATTTTATCCTATTTAATGTCCTCTTAAGCGGATCTCTATCAAAGCTTGGCCTCATGCATTCCGTTAATTCATATATCCTTCTCTGTAGCTCCTTTGGATAATTATCTGACAATGGATGTGCACCCTCTCCGCCATAAAATAAGTTATTGAATTGGACTCCACAGTCAAAGGGCACGTAGTAACTGAAATGGGCATTAATTCCTTTCTTCATAGCCCATGCAAGGCTATAGAGGTCCTTTTCATAACTTGATTTTGGTAACCCTATGATGAAGAATCCATTAACGTTTGCGAAGTATTTTTTAGCGATGTCTATTGCTTGCTCTATTTGTTCTATAGTTTCGCCTTTTCTAATAGCCCGTAGTACGTCCGGAACTGCGCTTTCTACTCCGAAACCTATAAGTTTACAACTCGATTCTGCCATAGCTTTCGCCATATCTTCATCGAACCTATCTGCCCTGATGGCGTTAGTACAGAACCAATTAAGCTTCAGTGGCTCGATTAACTCACAAAACTCAATTACTCTGTCTTTATTAAAGTTAAAGCATTCATCGAGGATTTCAAAGGACTTTATTCCCCATTTCTTCTTGGCCAATTTTAACTCTTCATAGCAGTTTTCTGCACTTCTTGCTTCCCACTTCGTGTTCCTGCTTACGCAGTAAATGCATTGGTAAGGACATCCACGACTAGTCACAATAGCATAACGCCATTTTCCAGTTTGCCAATTTTCCCTAAATAAACTAAATGAGTCAAGCAAATCATAAGCAGGGAAGGGGATACTGTCTGAAAACGGCTCGTTATGAACTATTTTATCATCAAATTCCAAGTAAGGATAAGAACATAGAACTTTTAAAAAGCCCGAAACTGACTTGATTTTAGCAGCTGAATGCTTGGATCTGTATAGCTCTGCTATCCTTATTGATTCGTTATAATTTAGTGATCTGACGGATATGCCAAGAACATCGGTTTCATGCTTTAAGAACCTGTCCTTTGGGTAAGGCATCGTATTTTGATCTATTACTTTAGCGCCGTAATACGTGGCAACATACATCAGTCCCACATTTGGAATATTCCTATTTATTTTAGAATTTGGATTTACAAAAATCATTTAATCCCCAATATCAAAAATGCTACAATTTCTGCATTGTTTAGGCACTCCGCATTTTAGTATTGTCCGCCTAAAGTTTCTATATTTCTCGGAGTACCATATTTCTCTGAAGGGCGCCGCAAACATATTTCCCATACTATGCTTCTTCTGAAATTCACGTCTATTCGCTTCGTTCGAAGCGCAACAAGGAACCACATGTCCAGTTACAAAAATAAAAGGCATGATCCAAGCAACACATTGGGAAATGGGTGGTTTGACCCTTGGAACATCTTTATTCCAACTAATTCTTATTCCTAATTCCCTCGATTTTCTCTCTGCCTCCAACACAACTTCTTCCGGTATCTCCGTAAAAATATCTTTAACTTCATCAAAATTGTGGAGTAATCTAGTAAATTGGATGCTTACATTTTCGCCCGCACTTATGGAATGGATCATTTCAAGGTACTGGGGTATTTCTTTGAGGTTTAGTTTCGAGACTACAAAATGAAATACGAGCTTAGGAAAATACGCATTCTTCTTCTCCTTCAGTTGAATAAAATTCTTGACATTGTTTATAACCCTCTCAAAGTTAGAGCCAATCCTTATTTTTTCATACGTTTCTTTAGTTGCCGCATCGATTGACGCAAACAAAGTCATTTTCACACCCATCTCTATTATTTTTCTGGAAATTATTTCGTCTATAAAGTAAAAAGTATCGTATAATTCTACGTACGCATGCTTTGATTTTACATACTCCAGCATCTTTAAGAAGTCCTTATTAAGAAAGCTCTCACCTATACCAGCGAGACCGATCCACTTCAAGTTAGGGAACTGGTCGATAATCATTTTAAACTCTTCAAATGACATATCTCTGTTCTCTTCGTTCCAATAGGTATGCTCGCACATTATGCACTTTAAGTTGCATC is part of the Candidatus Thermoplasmatota archaeon genome and encodes:
- a CDS encoding glycosyltransferase family 4 protein; translated protein: MSKILATVTYTYDSRGIGFVKYHSKLRVRAIAEHFINIDRTQPLRAEFVCLRGRKMLPSFFGLETSLGILSWAYHGILQWTYLEGLEKYIMDADYIFTVETYSFLSRQCANIANRFKKSLVISVFETIPNIIYHKLPPYIQNTKVVVEKTDLFRAYTNRAKSYLMSLSVPEEKIKVIYDGLNLNKFYPRKEPFQRFVPRILFVGNLIPQKGVKKLLEAFSLLCKNDVKAELWICGGGKLEPMVREYARKYPIKHLCFVEHDKIPDVYRQCDIFCLPSHDLSIFGVKVWEEQFGMALVEAMASGLPIVTTNSGAIPEVVGSENVVVPQGSVKELYLALGDLIEDVKKRRQIGVSNRKRALELFDARKNCERLEKEILSLDSK
- a CDS encoding radical SAM protein; translated protein: MAFPYGGGISTAKVALIQPGKDQRFAITEPLSLGFIASYLEKRCIEVRIIDELAGQDIKASLSAYNPDIVGVTATTPVVLDAYRIAGLCREMGIPTVMGGVHASVLPHEALQYVDIVVVGEGEKAMLDIVKDGKKSGIVSGQYIKNLDEIPPPARHLMDMDFYVRTKDRLQGTFLYFVPPHTKTASILTSRGCPHACIFCHNTWRGIPYRFNSAERVISEIKELIEIYGIEALFFVEDDFFVNKPRLRKICNMMKQNKFDLIWGANARVDSISLESLQLVKKAGCRQVTFGFESGSQRILDILNKGTTVEQNRKAIKLCKKVGLLINGTFIIGNPTETIEDIKATQRFIKDNKIDSVGLCIATPYPGTKLWQWCEERGLIPKSFNWSDFLFDKISIPACDTIPPEEIEKLYQETCEIASKTGSILFSWLKETIKRNPTRAMIRAIKHPMKLLNILRKVKIGY
- a CDS encoding radical SAM protein produces the protein MFGGSYNVGYFRFYDALFLGGNPRRILKFCDLLEKSKLDVSFRIDLRIGTTRNVLEKLRKVGCDVVGMGIESGSDKVLKRINKGITRELIDKSIKICRELGFWMMHACKFYTARIDCHLRISIKMR
- a CDS encoding cobalamin-dependent protein (Presence of a B(12) (cobalamin)-binding domain implies dependence on cobalamin itself, in one of its several forms, or in some unusual lineages, dependence on a cobalamin-like analog.) — translated: MKLLLVNPYFKGGVYAPSLGLGFIGTYVRDHSDFEVELVEPAQQGLLNEREVLNKAKKADIVGLTCYTESRFQCFDFAKKVKLTNPSCKLIVGGPHVNTLDEATLRHYPFIDVVVRGEGEVTMLDIVKNKPPERDIRYNMEKR
- a CDS encoding nucleotidyltransferase family protein; this encodes MSHSWINSKGLKCLILCAGRGKRLSPPIEKAKVMLKIGDKPILSYIIDYWRKYTNDFIFVVGYRKEDVINYVNRLPINSQFVEQKELKGIGHATLCAESLISDRFILVLGDCICSGSFDFPRNRYMEQGVGVWETSDVEAIKQSYSVEVRNNLIRRVVEKPKRIINNLCGMGFYFFDKRIFDFLKITKPSKIRNEIEITDAIQNMIDAGEKISPVFFHGDYINITYLDDLQKAENFLFREK
- a CDS encoding glycosyltransferase family 4 protein, giving the protein MRVCLITNYLPSYHAIWGGAEQTCYRLAQFLTEEVGQVIVLSSKPKSMPRENFDFYCIATTEDLFKRAVVRARYLLSLFDPISFYQSYKLFRKIKPDIAHFHKCDRFSLSIIKSAKLLGIPTLFTIYDYWCICANTLLYTRGKVCTDFHNFHCAKCLSLGKRMRVLLWLRKRCLKALLKSVDAFIVFSNSSKQILESYGIKSEKIHVIHHFFHLVEEKIEDVQEDRILFVGWLEDNKGIFTIIEAMPYILKEVPTAKLIIVGSGSKQYEAERLIKKLKLEEYISLVGKKPYAETEKLIKRSNVVVVPEQWPNMSPVIIAEAMAFGKPVVASMIGGIPEFIKDGYNGFLTNPKEPIGFAEKIIRILKDRDLALRIGKNARISAKQIFDKDRNLEKLLQIYNSLAKR
- a CDS encoding radical SAM protein, with the protein product MIFVNPNSKINRNIPNVGLMYVATYYGAKVIDQNTMPYPKDRFLKHETDVLGISVRSLNYNESIRIAELYRSKHSAAKIKSVSGFLKVLCSYPYLEFDDKIVHNEPFSDSIPFPAYDLLDSFSLFRENWQTGKWRYAIVTSRGCPYQCIYCVSRNTKWEARSAENCYEELKLAKKKWGIKSFEILDECFNFNKDRVIEFCELIEPLKLNWFCTNAIRADRFDEDMAKAMAESSCKLIGFGVESAVPDVLRAIRKGETIEQIEQAIDIAKKYFANVNGFFIIGLPKSSYEKDLYSLAWAMKKGINAHFSYYVPFDCGVQFNNLFYGGEGAHPLSDNYPKELQRRIYELTECMRPSFDRDPLKRTLNRIKLVSIYDKDHLPAHFIATLRELASMLRGKDEKLDQAEE
- a CDS encoding radical SAM protein; its protein translation is MRICVRDIVENIKLAQKWLVGFLSILPKSSVSLLKNEEIRYLLKKKEFRHAYNYAYFLILWGIKDPFIIRLLHRLAPYPPCIEVEVTTRCNLKCIMCEHTYWNEENRDMSFEEFKMIIDQFPNLKWIGLAGIGESFLNKDFLKMLEYVKSKHAYVELYDTFYFIDEIISRKIIEMGVKMTLFASIDAATKETYEKIRIGSNFERVINNVKNFIQLKEKKNAYFPKLVFHFVVSKLNLKEIPQYLEMIHSISAGENVSIQFTRLLHNFDEVKDIFTEIPEEVVLEAERKSRELGIRISWNKDVPRVKPPISQCVAWIMPFIFVTGHVVPCCASNEANRREFQKKHSMGNMFAAPFREIWYSEKYRNFRRTILKCGVPKQCRNCSIFDIGD